In the genome of Botrytis cinerea B05.10 chromosome 13, complete sequence, one region contains:
- the Bcabd1 gene encoding Bcabd1, producing the protein MTADDSGPEEQPQPFNATKLEAAKKRKRSSSPMKGAKRVARSPSPSDVYKSRRSPSPVRKQKRPGQRARIGDSEREAIRQQQIEREREIESAIAAQGIHNAVREHYNAVPQRGREWRKTDSKIKGLRSFNNWVKSTIIQKFSPNEDYTPGAQERGSRGDYQFAEGPDPSQEKGLLVLDIGCGKGGDLGKWQQAPQKVELYVGLDPADISIDQAKERYREMKSRGGGRGGRGRGGYNRQPARIFHGEFFTQDCFGESIERIPIIRDVGFDSSGGPGRFGGGGFDVVSMMFCLHYAFESEAKARTMLKNVSGALKKGGRLLGCIPNSHVISDKIEKFHTGVAAKAKALENGDGEKTEEKLEDNTEDGEIEEGEAEDTAHWGNEVYQVRFPGKTPTDGVFKPPFGWKYNFFLHEAVEEVPEYVVPWEAFRAIAEDYNLELQYQKPFNQIWETEKDDDVLGPLSERMNVRERGHGKLLVSDEEMEAASFYVGFCFYKV; encoded by the coding sequence ATGACTGCCGACGATAGTGGCCCTGAGGAACAACCTCAGCCTTTCAATGCTACAAAACTCGAAGCCGCAAAGAAACGCAAAAGGTCAAGTTCACCTATGAAAGGCGCAAAGCGTGTCGCAAGATCACCATCTCCTTCTGATGTCTACAAGAGTCGTAGGTCACCGTCGCCTGTCCGAAAACAAAAGCGTCCTGGCCAACGAGCACGAATTGGTGATTCCGAGCGCGAAGCAATCCGACAGCAACAAATTGAACGCGAAAGAGAGATAGAATCAGCTATAGCTGCTCAAGGAATTCACAATGCGGTCAGAGAACATTATAATGCTGTTCCACAACGAGGTAGAGAATGGCGCAAGACGGATAGCAAGATCAAGGGCTTGAGAAGCTTCAACAATTGGGTCAAGAGCACGATCATTCAGAAATTCTCACCAAATGAAGATTACACCCCAGGAGCGCAAGAACGTGGATCGCGTGGAGATTATCAATTTGCAGAAGGACCAGATCCAAGTCAAGAGAAAGGTCTGTTAGTTCTTGATATCGGTTGTGGTAAAGGTGGTGATTTAGGAAAATGGCAACAAGCACCCCAAAAAGTGGAATTATATGTTGGCTTAGATCCAGCAGATATCTCAATTGATCAAGCCAAGGAAAGATATCGTGAAATGAAGAGTCGTGGTGGAGGACGGGGTGGCAGAGGTCGAGGTGGGTACAACAGACAACCAGCTCGAATTTTCCATGGAGAATTCTTTACTCAAGATTGCTTCGGGGAATCAATTGAACGAATTCCTATCATTCGAGATGTCGGTTTTGATAGTTCTGGGGGACCTGGAagatttggtggtggtgggttCGATGTGGTTAGCATGATGTTTTGCTTGCATTACGCATTCGAGAGCGAGGCAAAGGCTAGAACCATGTTGAAAAATGTCTCAGGCGCATTAAAGAAAGGTGGTAGGCTACTTGGATGTATCCCTAATTCGCACGTCATATCGGATAAAATTGAGAAGTTTCACACTGGAGTTGccgcaaaagcaaaagcgCTAGAGAATGGCGATGGTGAGAAGACTGAGGAGAAGCTTGAAGACAACACtgaggatggagaaatcGAGGAGGGTGAAGCTGAAGATACAGCTCATTGGGGAAATGAGGTTTACCAGGTCCGATTTCCAGGCAAAACTCCTACTGATGGCGTCTTTAAACCACCTTTTGGATGGAAGTacaacttcttcctccacGAGGCTGTCGAAGAAGTACCAGAATACGTTGTACCATGGGAGGCTTTCCGTGCGATTGCGGAAGATTACAACCTCGAATTGCAATATCAAAAGCCATTCAATCAAATCTGGGAAACCGAAAAGGACGACGATGTCTTGGGTCCTCTGAGTGAGCGTATGAATGTCAGGGAAAGAGGCCATGGAAAGCTTCTTGTCAGTGACGAAGAAATGGAAGCTGCTAGCTTCTATGTGGGCTTTTGTTTCTACAAGGTTTAA
- the Bcgem1 gene encoding Bcgem1, with translation MATVRICVCGDDGTGKSSLITSLVKDVFVTNKIQSVLPQITIPPSIGTPENVTTTIVDTSAEPQERNTLRKEIRKSNVILLVYSDHYSYERVALFWMPYFRSLGVNVPVVLCANKSDLTTNGNTAQVVEDEMLPVMAEFKEIDSCIRTSAREHHNVNEVFFLCQKAVTHPIAPLFDSKEGILKPACVAALNRIFYLNDKDQDGYLNDQEMQDFQVKSFEKPLAPTDLENIKISISRASPNSNMERGIDQKGFIHLNKIFAEKGRHETIWIILRKYHYTDSLSLKDSFLHPKLDIPEFASAELSPAGYRFFVDLFLLFDKDNDGGLNDNELNALFAPTPGLPSHWLESNFPASTVRNEAGHITLQGWLAQWSMTTFVSPATTLSYIAYLGFEPTPGKPSTTTALKITKPRKRRRRPVRTERNVVLCYVLGAPSSGKSSILDAFLNRPFDHLYRPTIKPRVAVNSVELPGGKQCYLILEELGELEPAILENQAKLDACDLLCYAYDSSDPDSFSHIINLHKKYPALSSLPSICTALKADLDKTTQRCEKQPDEYAHLMNMNAPVHVSVTWHSISELFVTLAEAATDPSKAFPKSEEEAPDRTGVWIAVGATACALVAAGMIWRRTWYVG, from the exons ATGGCTACAG TACGGATATGTGTCTGCGGGGACGATGGGACTGGAAAATCGAGTCTCATCACATCTCTAGTCAAAGATGTATTTGTTACGAACAAAATCCAATCAGTTCTTCCTCAGATCACCATTCCTCCAAGCATTGGAACTCCCGAAAATGTTACCACAACGATTGTTGATACCTCTGCAGAACCCCAAGAACGCAATACGTTACGGAAGGAAATAAGGAAATCAAATGTTATTCTCTTGGTATACTCGGATCATTACAGCTATGAGAGAGTGGCTCTGTTTTGGATGCCGTACTTTCGCTCGTTGGGTGTGAACGTGCCGGTAGTACTATGCGCCAATAAATCGGACTTGACTACAAATGGAAATACAGCACAAGTGGTAGAGGATGAGATGCTACCAGTCATGGCAGAGTTCAAGGAAATAGATTCATGCATACGGACGAGTGCTAGGGAACATCACAATGTCAACGAAGTGTTCTTCCTATGTCAAAAAGCTGTTACACACCCAATTGCACCACTTTTTGACTCCAAGGAAGGCATTTTGAAACCTGCATGCGTTGCGGCTCTAAATAggatattttatttgaacGACAAAGATCAGGATGGGTATTTAAATGACCAAGAAATGCAAGACTTTCAGGTCAAGTCCTTTGAGAAGCCATTGGCTCCAACCGATCtcgaaaatataaagatctcAATCAGTAGAGCTTCTCCAAATTCTAATATGGAGAGGGGGATTGATCAAAAGGGGttcattcatctcaacaAGATATTTGCGGAGAAGGGCAGGCATGAGACTATATGGATTATTTTACGAAAATATCACTATACGGATAGTCTGAGTTTGAAAGATAGTTTCCTTCATCCTAAATTAGATATTCCAGAATTTGCTTCTGCGGAACTCAGTCCAGCTGGTTATCGATTCTTCGTCGATCTCTTCCTGCTATTTGATAAAGATAACGATGGTGGTTTAAACGATAACGAGTTGAATGCCTTATTCGCACCTACTCCTGGCCTACCATCACACTGGCTCGAATCAAACTTTCCGGCTTCGACAGTCCGCAATGAAGCTGGCCACATAACTCTTCAAGGTTGGCTCGCACAATGGTCTATGACCACATTTGTCAGCCCGGCCACTACTCTCTCATACATAGCCTACCTTGGGTTCGAACCCACCCCTGGGAAACCTTCTACAACCACCGCTCTTAAGATAACCAAGCCTCGCAAAAGACGTCGCCGACCTGTTCGTACCGAGCGCAACGTCGTTCTTTGCTATGTTCTCGGTGCCCCCTCGTCAGGTAAATCTTCCATTCTCGACGCTTTTCTCAATCGTCCCTTCGATCACCTCTATCGCCCCACCATCAAGCCCCGCGTTGCGGTCAATAGCGTCGAGTTACCCGGTGGCAAGCAATGTTATCTAATTCTCGAAGAACTCGGCGAACTCGAACCGGCCATCCTCGAAAACCAAGCTAAACTTGACGCCTGCGATCTCCTCTGCTATGCCTACGATTCATCCGATCCGGACTCTTTCTCCcacatcatcaatctccaTAAAAAATACCCCGCTCTCTCATCCCTTCCCTCAATCTGTACAGCCCTCAAAGCCGACCTCGATAAAACAACTCAGAGATGCGAAAAACAACCAGATGAATATGCACACCTTATGAATATGAACGCACCAGTACATGTAAGTGTCACATGGCATAGTATCAGTGAGCTCTTCGTCACATTAGCAGAAGCGGCAACGGACCCATCAAAAGCGTTTCCGAAAAGCGAAGAAGAGGCACCAGATAGAACGGGGGTATGGATTGCTGTTGGCGCTACAGCTTGTGCGCTTGTGGCAGCGGGCATGATATGGAGGAGGACGTGGTATGTTGGATAG
- the Bcgde1 gene encoding Bcgde1, producing MKFGRTLPASQVPEWSSSYINYKGLKKLIKAAANAAKDGKSVDLTEFFFSLDRNLEDVDAFYNKKFYDASRRLNLLQQRYSDAKVYTTQGLDRNEVEELLGALLELRSQLRKLQWFGEVNRKGFLKITKKLDKKVANVCTQARYMASKVDLKPFAANFALSKAMKTTNDWIAVLGEKNINDDALSVHSAHSIKRVSSRTILNLPSGLVDTVDQAIRTDDVPTLKEAIAEAGFDAGDRSMQKLFLNLLQRSISCKSKNSIIYFLKMINSLDEPEDINARNCIHRLVISISRSKIAAKSQEKEPESVSFMDVDRVRFITPALSPSPGPNSKKLQESTLLSLEDESVKLLSFVLSNLEPHQRSALSGKDSYGRLPLHYAAEFGFVVISQLVMKFMQTWGQFNVENGIDAPEWQDNDGLAPLHLSVIGGHPLTTKALLDGENWEGTSDKKAAMRRDIAKSSAVLALATKSNFKKIVRLLVDAGVDINWKDANSNDETALHIAARTGHEECADILIQGTVDQKADFELTEKVYSWTPLHVACVDGHLAIVELLISAGADLSKADAGGWTAREHAALRGHMDIAERLAEVELERGNSGSEKSAESGSSSPPNHSSIETFRSQSTNSRVTEPVKTFGHRYLTNESMILVSLGSMDMRKNIPAVKLENIPISEAHSTQLDTALSIVVSAKGATGEPMTIDLPIQDNISTDPIVFTTLDASNVKLYFDIVPTYAGSEKHKIGRGMAILSSIRPTIGLKRMNLQGDVTVPIISKDTLEDIGTVNFNFLVITPFSHPEMGITAQQTYWKELSSTMVIGHRGLGKNTSANKSLQLGENTLQSFIAAANLGANYVEFDVQLTKDHVPVIYHDFLVSETGIDAPVHTLTLEQFLHVNETTSRSTRPPSPPKDTPRVHAIKRGMDRQRSLSLGQGEFENDMAERMKHTRDFKEKGYKGNTRGNFIQAPFTTLEEMFRELPQNVGFNVEMKYPMLHETEEQEMDTYAVELNSFCDTVLAKVYDMKQKRKVIFSSFNPDICLLLSFKQPSIPILFLTDAGTSPVGDIRASSLQEAIRFASRWNLLGVVSAAEPLCNSPRLVKVVKDSGLVCVSYGALNNDPVKVQEQVNEGIDAVIVDSVLKIRNGLTKNAKGSGVITPAWADGLLEGVKGLDNKA from the exons ATGAAGTTCGGACGCAC TCTACCTGCTTCTCAGGTCCCGGAATGGTCATCTTCATATATCAACTACAAGGGCTTGAAGAAGCTTATCAAAGCTGCTGCGAACGCCGCGAAAGATGGAAAAAGTGTTGATTTGACAG aattcttcttctcactcGATCGAAACCTCGAGGATGTTGATGCGTTCTATAACAAGAAATTCTACGATGCTTCCCGCAGACTTAATCTCCTCCAACAACGATATAGCGATGCAAAAGTCTACACTACACAAGGACTGGATCGCAATGAAGTCGAAGAGTTATTGGGTGCACTTCTTGAGCTCAGATCCCAACTGAGAAAGTTACAGTGGTTTGGGGAGGTAAATCGTAAAGGTTTCCTCAAGATCACCAAGAAACTGGATAAGAAGGTCGCAAATGTCTGTACCCAAGCGAGGTACATGGCTTCGAAGGTCGATTTAAAGCCTTTTGCTGCAAACTTTGCTTTATCCAAAGCTATGAAAACGACAAATGATTGGATTGCAGttttgggagagaagaaCATTAATGATGACGCGCTATCGGTACATTCCGCTCACTCGATCAAGAGAGTATCGTCGAGAACAATTCTCAATTTGCCCAGTGGATTGGTTGATACGGTCGATCAAGCAATTAGGACTGATGATGTCCCAACCCTCAAGGAAGCTATTGCAGAGGCTGGTTTTGACGCCGGGGATCGATCAATGCAAAAGCTATTCTTGAACTTATTGCAACGATCCATATCTTGCAAGTCCAAAAACTCGATTATTTACTTCCTGAAGATGATAAACTCTTTAGACGAGCCAGAAGATATCAATGCGCGCAATTGTATTCATCGTCTTGTCATTTCCATCAGTCGTTCAAAAATTGCCGCAAAGTCACAAGAGAAGGAGCCAGAGAGTGTTTCTTTTATGGATGTGGATCGCGTTAGATTCATTACGCCAGCCCTTTCACCTAGTCCAGGACCAAACTCGAAGaaacttcaagaatcaaCGCTCTTGAGTTTGGAAGACGAGTCCGTCAAACTTCTGTCTTTTGTATTGAGTAACTTGGAACCCCATCAAAGATCAGCATTAAGTGGCAAAGATTCTTACGGTCGTCTTCCGTTACATTATGCTGCAGAATTTGGCTTTGTTGTAATTTCTCAATTAGTTATGAAGTTTATGCAGACTTGGGGCCAATTCAATGTCGAGAATGGAATCGATGCACCGGAATGGCAAGACAATGATGGCTTGGCACCCCTTCATCTCAGTGTGATTGGGGGCCATCCTCTAACAACTAAAGCTCTTCTCGATGGTGAAAATTGGGAGGGTACTAGCGACAAAAAGGCTGCTATGAGACGTGATATTGCAAAGTCAAGTGCAGTTCTTGCTTTGGCTACAAAGTCCAACTTCAAGAAAATTGTTAGACTTCTTGTCGATGCCGGGGTTGATATCAATTGGAAAGATGCGAACTCGAATGATGAAACTGCCTTGCATATCGCAGCACGAACTGGTCATGAGGAGTGTGCAGACATTCTTATTCAAGGAACAGTAGATCAAAAGGCCGATTTTGAACTCACCGAGAAGGTCTACTCGTGGACACCATTACATGTTGCTTGTGTTGATGGTCACCTTGCTATTGTGGAGCTATTGATATCAGCTGGAGCCGATTTATCTAAAGCTGATGCCGGAGGATGGACAGCTAGAGAGCATGCAGCTTTAAGGGGTCATATGGATATTGCAGAGAGATTGGCAGAGGTTGAATTAGAGAGAGGCAATTCTGGGAGTGAAAAGTCTGCAGAGAGTGGCAGTTCATCCCCACCcaatcattcttcaatcGAAACATTCCGATCACAGAGCACAAATTCTCGAGTTACTGAGCCCGTCAAGACTTTTGGACATCGATATCTTACAAATGAGAGCATGATTCTTGTCAGCCTGGGGTCAATGGATATGAGAAAAAACATTCCTGCAGTGAAGTTGGAGAACATTCCTATTTCGGAAGCTCATTCTACTCAACTCGACACTGCTCTGTCAATTGTGGTTTCAGCAAAAGGGGCTACTGGCGAGCCTATGACTATTGATCTTCCTATTCAAGATAACATTTCTACCGATCCCATTGTATTCACAACTCTCGACGCCTCCAATGTTAAGTTATATTTCGATATCGTACCTACATATGCTGGTAGCGAAAAGCATaagattggaagaggaaTGGCAATCCTGTCTAGCATTAGGCCAACGATTGGACTGAAGCGCATGAATCTTCAAGGAGATGTCACTGTACCAATCATTTCCAAAGACACTTTGGAGGATATCGGAACTGTAAACTTTAACTTCCTTGTAATTACGCCGTTCTCACATCCAGAAATGGGAATCACCGCGCAACAAACATATTGGAAGGAGTTGTCTTCAACAATGGTCATTGGCCATAGAGGTCTTGGCAAGAATACTTCTGCAAACAAGTCACTCCAACTCGGTGAAAACACTTTACAGTCTTTCATCGCAGCTGCTAATCTTGGAGCCAACTATGTCGAATTCGATGTTCAGCTTACAAAGGATCACGTTCCAGTCATTTACCATGATTTTCTTGTTTCCGAAACTGGTATTGATGCCCCAGTTCATACTCTAACATTGGAGCAATTTCTTCATGTAAATGAGACCACATCTCGCTCAACACGTCCCCCATCTCCTCCAAAGGATACCCCGCGAGTTCATGCCATCAAAAGAGGTATGGATCGTCAAAGATCTTTATCACTAGGCCAAGGAGAGTTCGAAAATGACATGGCAGAAAGAATGAAGCACACTCGCgatttcaaagaaaaggGTTACAAGGGCAATACGCGTGGAAACTTTATTCAAGCACCATTCACAACTCTTGAAGAGATGTTCCGAGAACTTCCCCAAAATGTTGGATTCAATGTCGAGATGAAATATCCTATGCTTCACGAGACGGAAGAGCAAGAAATGGATACTTATGCCGTGGAACTGAATAGTTTCTGCGACACAGTACTTGCAAAAGTTTACGACATGAAACAAAAGCGCAAGGTCATCTTCAGTTCGTTTAATCCAGACATTTGTCTATTGCTGTCGTTTAAACAGCCGAGTATTCCAATTCTTTTCCTCACAGATGCGGGTACGAGTCCAGTAGGAGATATCAGAGCTAGCAGTTTGCAAGAGGCAATTCGATTTGCTAGTCGTTGGAACTTGCTTGGTGTGGTTAGTGCGGCGGAGCCATTGTGTAATAGTCCTAGATTGGTTAAGGTGGTGAAGGATAGTGGATTGGTTTGTGTTAGTTATGGGGCGTTGAATAATGATCCGGTTAAGGTCCAG GAACAAGTAAACGAAGGCATCGACGCAGTAATTGTAGATAGCGTTCTCAAGATTCGAAATGGTTTGACGAAAAATGCCAAGGGTTCGGGAGTCATAACGCCCGCTTGGGCAGATGGTTTGCTAGAAGGTGTTAAGGGCTTGGATAACAAAGCTTAG
- the Bcrpn7 gene encoding Bcrpn7, with protein MGSDPQYAKYPLLPIAQHIFTITNPSAAKAAQQTSLKSLQDAIAEHKMAPLYRYLAHPQEGILNDAGVTSSNTTSSVGRKPSAAGLVASKNSIPKVDLPWDEALYQKLTEENEVELEGFKKEEEEAAEKAGDTEVQAARGKRAEFWARVGDKDRAIAAYEEVFEKTGVLGTKIDLVLAIIRMGLFYGDKLLVKKHVDRAKALVESGGDWDRRNRLKAYTGLYLLTVRSYNLAAPLLLDSLSTFTSYELCSYSSLVVYSVLAGSVSLKRVDFKSKVVDAPEIKAILGDGEDKLLALSGAISAGPGADEEMQDITSATPTATKTAVNLTTLGTGTDVQEAEAALDFSPLAQLVSSLYTGSYRSFFGALAAVEVNFLTQDRYLYEHRGWFVREMRLRAYQQLLQSYRVVGLESMANDFGVSVDFLDRDLAKFIAADRIPCTIDRVTGKGIIETNRPDDKNKQYNDVVKQGDQLITKLQKYGQAVRLRGSERA; from the exons ATGGGTTCCGATCCTCAATACGCAAAGTATCCTCTCCTCCCAATCGCCCAACACATCTTCACCATTACAAACCCATCTGCTGCCAAAGCAGCCCAACAGACATCTTTGAAAAGCCTCCAAGATGCAATTGCCGAACATAAGATGGCTCCTCTTTACAGATACTTGGCACACCCACAGGAAGGTATTTTGAATGATGCCGGGGTTACTTCTTCAAATACGACGAGCAGTGTTGGTAGAAAGCCAAGTGCGGCTGGATTGGTGGCGAGCAAAAACTCAATACCAAAGGTCGATTTACCGTGGGATGAAGCTCTGTATCAAAAATTAACAGAGGAAAATGAAGTAGAGTTAGAGGGGttcaagaaggaagaggaagaggcagCCGAAAAGGCTGGAGATACTGAAGTACAGGCTGCAAGAGGAAAGCGGGCAGAGTTCTGGGCTAGAGTTGGAGACAAG GATCGTGCAATCGCTGCGTACGAAGAAGTATTCGAAAAGACTGGTGTTTTGGGAACTAAGATTGATCTCGTCCTCGCAATCATTCGCATGGGATTATTTTACGGCGACAAGTTATTAGTTAAGAAGCACGTTGATCGCGCAAAGGCTTTAGTAGAGAGTGGTGGAGACTGGGATCGTCGAAACAGATTGAAGGCATACACCGGACTCTACCTTTTGACTGTCAGGTCATACAACCTCGCCGCACCACTCCTCTTAGACAGTCTCTCCACTTTCACCAGTTACGAACTCTGCTCATACTCATCCCTCGTCGTGTACTCCGTTCTCGCCGGCTCAGTCTCACTCAAACGTGTTGACTTCAAATCTAAAGTCGTCGATGCCCCAGAAATTAAAGCCAttcttggagatggagaagataaACTTTTAGCATTGTCAGGAGCTATCTCCGCCGGTCCTGGTGCTGATGAAGAGATGCAAGATATTACATCAGCAACTCCAACCGCTACCAAAACCGCAGTAAACCTCACCACCCTCGGTACAGGCACAGATGTTCAAGAAGCAGAGGCAGCACTCGATTTCTCTCCTCTGGCTCAACTCGTTTCAAGTCTATACACTGGTAGCTACCGTTCATTCTTCGGGGCTCTCGCTGCTGTCGAAGTCAACTTCCTTACTCAAGACCGCTACCTCTATGAGCACCGTGGTTGGTTTGTCAGGGAAATGCGTTTGAGAGCCTACCAACAACTCCTTCAAAGTTATCGAGTTGTAGGTCTCGAGAGCATGGCCAATGATTTCGGTGTTTCAGTCGATTTCCTTGATCG CGACTTGGCAAAATTCATCGCTGCAGACCGCATCCCATGTACCATTGACCGCGTCACTGGCAAGGGTATTATCGAAACCAACAGACCCGACGACAAGAATAAGCAATACAATGACGTTGTTAAGCAAGGTGATCAGCTGATTACCAAATTGCAGAAATATGGACAGGCAGTTAGATTGAGGGGGAGCGAGAGAGCTTAA